The following coding sequences are from one Natrarchaeobius halalkaliphilus window:
- a CDS encoding hemolysin family protein, with protein MTRSLPLEMMVAAYDVPVVGFEIAESTVTLLGGFAVVVLIALSGFFSSSEIAMFNLPKHRLEGMVEDGTEGAALVKRLKDDPHRLLVTILVGNNIVNIAMSSIATAVLSIHFGGLLGVILATFGITAIVLLFGESVPKSYAVENTESWAIRISKPLKATEYFLFPLIVLFDYLTRQVNRLTGSTGAIESPYVTRDEIQEMIESGEREGVLEEEEHEMLTRIFRFNNTIVKEVMTPRLDMTAVPKDAAIDEAISICIQSGHARIPVYEGSLDNVQGVVHIRDLVRDLNYGETEA; from the coding sequence ATGACGCGCTCGCTTCCTCTCGAGATGATGGTGGCCGCCTACGACGTTCCCGTGGTGGGTTTCGAAATCGCGGAGTCGACCGTGACGCTCCTGGGCGGGTTCGCGGTCGTCGTTCTCATCGCACTCTCGGGCTTTTTCTCTTCGTCCGAGATCGCCATGTTCAACCTTCCCAAACACCGTCTCGAGGGGATGGTCGAGGACGGTACCGAGGGGGCGGCGCTGGTCAAACGGCTCAAAGACGACCCTCATCGGCTGCTGGTGACGATCCTCGTGGGTAACAACATCGTCAACATCGCGATGTCCTCGATCGCCACCGCGGTGCTCTCGATTCACTTCGGTGGCCTGCTCGGCGTTATCCTCGCGACCTTCGGCATCACCGCGATCGTCCTTCTCTTCGGCGAGAGCGTGCCCAAATCTTACGCCGTCGAAAACACCGAATCCTGGGCGATCCGCATCTCCAAACCGCTCAAAGCCACCGAATACTTCCTCTTTCCGCTGATCGTCCTCTTCGATTACCTCACCCGCCAGGTCAACAGACTCACCGGCTCCACCGGCGCGATCGAATCCCCTTACGTCACCCGCGACGAAATCCAGGAGATGATCGAATCCGGTGAGCGCGAGGGCGTCTTAGAGGAAGAAGAACACGAGATGCTCACGCGCATCTTCCGGTTCAACAACACCATCGTCAAAGAGGTCATGACCCCCCGACTCGACATGACCGCCGTCCCAAAAGACGCCGCCATCGACGAGGCTATCAGCATCTGTATCCAGAGCGGTCACGCCCGCATTCCCGTCTACGAGGGGAGCCTCGACAACGTCCAGGGCGTCGTCCACATCCGCGATCTCGTCCGCGATCTCAACTACGGCGAAACCGAAGCTGA
- a CDS encoding metallophosphoesterase family protein — translation MTVHDSDTQGDQSSPGQDSDVLRVPIVGDLEPKPDPVFDNFESAIDAINRLAEDRSFDFVAGIGDVAHKGTRVQYEAATEILQDLEAPFYPILGNEELEESTDRFFEYAKTWNDDPSAIPDISYVKTANDVLFVFATASKNGKDFDEEELDWIESKLEAHEDLPAVLFVHAAPQNVFPEGRTMQTANFDRILSMPNVSAVFSGHSHMSVHETTTYARDEWENHHVHIPGIERTKVGDDHVPRFRIATIASDGRTTVETYNVDEDQFEDEHEVTFQLKRVAVESNGD, via the coding sequence ATGACTGTACACGATTCCGACACACAAGGCGACCAGTCGTCTCCGGGCCAGGACAGCGACGTACTACGAGTGCCGATCGTCGGGGATCTCGAGCCCAAGCCCGATCCAGTCTTCGACAACTTCGAGAGCGCTATCGACGCGATCAATCGGCTCGCCGAGGACCGTTCGTTCGACTTCGTCGCCGGAATCGGTGACGTCGCTCACAAGGGGACGCGTGTACAGTACGAAGCCGCTACCGAGATACTCCAGGATCTGGAGGCACCGTTCTATCCGATTCTCGGCAACGAGGAACTCGAGGAGAGTACCGACCGGTTTTTCGAATACGCAAAAACGTGGAACGACGATCCGTCCGCGATTCCAGATATTAGCTACGTGAAGACGGCCAACGACGTGCTGTTCGTCTTTGCAACGGCATCGAAAAACGGGAAGGACTTCGACGAGGAGGAACTGGACTGGATCGAGTCGAAACTCGAGGCCCACGAAGACCTACCGGCAGTACTCTTCGTTCACGCAGCACCTCAGAACGTCTTTCCGGAGGGACGGACGATGCAAACGGCGAACTTCGATCGCATTCTCTCGATGCCGAACGTCAGCGCCGTGTTCTCCGGACACTCGCACATGAGCGTCCACGAAACGACGACGTACGCTCGAGACGAGTGGGAAAACCACCACGTTCACATTCCGGGGATCGAGCGAACGAAAGTCGGTGACGACCACGTTCCGCGCTTCAGAATCGCGACGATCGCGTCCGACGGGCGAACGACGGTGGAAACGTACAACGTTGACGAAGATCAGTTCGAAGACGAACACGAAGTTACGTTCCAGCTCAAACGAGTAGCGGTCGAGAGCAACGGGGACTGA